A single window of Ischnura elegans chromosome 8, ioIscEleg1.1, whole genome shotgun sequence DNA harbors:
- the LOC124164396 gene encoding uncharacterized protein LOC124164396, which translates to MLRYRMQEDVDQLMKKFWEIEEVTSSNLSTLSDEERACEDHFRRNVRRDERGRYVVRLPLKHSPTTLGNTKRHAEDRFHKLEKRFEKDKKLKQNYSMQMNEYLELDHLEPCSNQTCSDLIPANYLPHHPVFKDSSTTTKLRVVFDGSAKSTSGIAFNDLLMIGPNMQRDLFSILVSFRFHSYVFTADIKQMYRQIRLHPADTNLQCILWRNSPEEALLAYRLTTVTFGLACSPFLATRCLLNLAETEKLRYPLAAAVTRKDFYVDDLITGASTIEGALRLQSELVRMLSEAGFHLRKWCANHPKLLQYIEKEDQEVKYDIMEDSGVHTKTLGVSWNPIEDHFGFNYTPIKCSNVSKRTILASIARLFDPLGIIAPVIVKGKIIMQHLWSLNLDWDESIPMNVHTQWNQFQAEMAVAELLTVPRLVSSKEMVQGLQLHGFSDASEAAYGACIYVRCQDVKGQISCHLLCAKSRIAPLKRITIPRLELCGALLLSRLVARLLDTGIHFHEFYLWTDSTIVLDWIAAPSHRWKVFIANRVTEIQDITNGMKWGYISTSENPADILSRGASPEQLRSSSLWWFGPSWLLKKEEEWPTATEKCVPGEDVLEARVSSLHIGPQALLAEVRQTYWPLRGKHLANRTVHLCIKCFKVKPTLSSQLMGELPAGRVTPSKPFLNTGVDYCGPIHCKQTKHRRSPVVKTYISLFVCLSTKAIHLELVTELTSQAFIAAFRRFISRRGQCINVYSDNGTNFVGADKELKELRNLFNTEAYQRDVTTHLANDGIAWHFIPPRSPHFGGLWEAGVKMVKYHLRRVLGNAILNYEELNTILTQIEACLNSRPLTPLSDNPNDLNPLTPGHFLIGQPFTSLPEPDLTPLPINRLSRWQYCQQLMQDFWRRWSAEYLPHLQQRSKWVSRGGDLKEGMLVMLKEDFRPPMHWPMGRIIALHPGKDGISRVATIKTAKGSVKRAITEFCVLPMAGNQ; encoded by the exons CATGCAGGAGGATGTTGACCAACTTATGAAGAAATTCTGGGAGATAGAAGAAGTGACTTCAAGCAATCTGTCAACTTTATCGGACGAGGAGCGAGCATGTGAAGACCACTTCCGGAGAAACGTTCGCCGAGATGAACGTGGAAGGTATGTGGTAAGACTGCCTTTGAAGCATAGTCCTACCACTTTGGGGAACACCAAGCGGCACGCCGAGGACCGTTTCCACAAATTGGAGAAGAGATTTGAGAAGGACAAGAAGCTGAAACAGAACTACAGCATGCAAATGAATGAGTATTTGGAACTCGATCACTTAGAACCTTGCTCTAATCAAACATGTTCTGATTTAATTCCAGCTAACTACTTACCACACCATCCTGTTTTCAAGGATTCGAGCACAACGACGAAACTAAGGGTGGTATTCGATGGATCAGCAAAATCGACCTCGGGTATTGCCTTCAATGACTTGCTGATGATTGGTCCCAACATGCAACGCGATTTGTTCTCAATATTAGTATCATTTCGCTTTCATTCTTATGTATTCACAGCAGACATAAAACAAATGTATCGGCAGATAAGGCTGCATCCTGCTGACACCAACCTGCAATGCATCTTATGGAGAAATTCACCGGAGGAAGCATTATTGGCTTACCGTTTAACAACAGTCACCTTCGGATTAGCCTGCTCACCATTCCTAGCAACGAGATGCCTCTTAAATCTGGCGGAGACTGAGAAACTGAGATATCCATTGGCAGCAGCAGTTACCAGAAAGGACTTCTACGTGGACGACCTCATAACCGGTGCAAGTACAATTGAAGGAGCCTTAAGGTTGCAGAGTGAATTGGTAAGAATGCTGAGTGAAGCTGGATTTCATTTACGCAAATGGTGCGCCAACCATCCCAAATTATTGCAATATATTGAAAAGGAGGACCAAGAGGTTAAATATGATATTATGGAGGATTCAGGGGTACATACCAAAACATTGGGAGTTTCGTGGAACCCAATTGAGGATCATTTTGGGTTCAATTATACGCCAATTAAATGCTCAAATGTGTCTAAACGGACTATACTAGCCTCAATTGCTCGATTATTTGACCCATTGGGAATTATTGCTCCTGTGATTGTCAAGGGTAAAATCATCATGCAGCATTTGTGGTCACTTAATCTAGACTGGGATGAATCTATTCCAATGAATGTCCATACCCAATGGAATCAATTTCAGGCAGAGATGGCAGTTGCTGAGCTATTGACTGTACCCAGACTAGTTAGCAGCAAGGAGATGGTGCAAGGTCTTCAGCTTCATGGCTTCAGCGACGCATCAGAGGCTGCTTACGGGGCTTGTATTTATGTTCGTTGCCAAGATGTTAAAGGACAAATCTCTTGCCATCTCCTTTGTGCCAAATCACGCATTGCTCCATTAAAACGAATCACCATTCCTCGACTGGAGCTATGTGGTGCTCTTCTTTTATCCCGACTTGTCGCAAGGCTATTGGACACCGGGATtcactttcatgaattttatctTTGGACAGATTCCACAATTGTACTAGATTGGATCGCAGCGCCATCACACCGTTGGAAGGTCTTCATCGCCAACAGAGTCACCGAGATACAAGATATCACGAATGGAATGAAGTGGGGTTACATTTCTACCAGTGAAAATCCTGCTGATATATTGTCTCGCGGCGCTTCCCCAGAGCAGCTACGGAGCTCTTCTTTGTGGTGGTTTGGTCCAAGTTGGCTGCTGAAGAAGGAAGAGGAATGGCCCACGGCAACTGAAAAGTGTGTCCCAGGAGAAGATGTCCTTGAAGCAAGGGTATC CTCACTCCATATTGGTCCTCAAGCATTATTGGCTGAGGTGAGACAAACTTATTGGCCTCTTCGGGGAAAGCATTTAGCTAATAGAACTGTACATCTATGCATCAAATGCTTTAAAGTGAAGCCAACTCTTAGCAGCCAACTAATGGGAGAGCTACCCGCCGGGAGAGTAACACCATCAAAACCATTTCTCAATACTGGAGTTGATTACTGTGGGCCAATTCACTGCAAACAAACTAAGCATAGACGCTCTCCTGTGGTAAAAACTTACATATCTCTATTTGTCTGTCTTTCAACTAAAGCTATTCATCTGGAGCTGGTAACTGAACTCACATCGCAAGCCTTCATTGCAGCTTTCAGGAGATTTATTAGTCGCAGGGGACAATGTATCAATGTATACAGCGACAACGGCACCAACTTCGTAGGAGCTGATAAGGAGTTGAAGGAACTTCGAAATCTCTTCAACACAGAAGCCTATCAACGAGATGTGACAACCCACCTGGCCAATGATGGAATTGCTTGGCACTTCATCCCTCCCCGATCTCCACACTTCGGAGGCCTTTGGGAGGCAGGTGTGAAGATGGTTAAGTATCATCTAAGAAGGGTTTTGGGCAATGCAATTTTGAATTATGAAGAACTGAACACAATACTCACTCAAATAGAGGCTTGCCTAAATTCCCGCCCATTGACACCACTCTCAGATAACCCTAATGACTTAAATCCTTTAACCCCAGGCCATTTCTTAATTGGCCAGCCTTTCACCTCACTTCCTGAGCCAGATTTGACTCCACTCCCGATTAATCGTTTATCCCGTTGGCAGTATTGTCAGCAGCTCATGCAGGATTTCTGGAGAAGATGGTCAGCGGAGTACCTGCCACATCTGCAACAGCGGTCGAAGTGGGTTTCCAGAGGGGGCGATCTGAAGGAGGGAATGTTGGTGATGCTGAAGGAAGATTTTCGTCCCCCCATGCACTGGCCAATGGGGAGGATTATTGCTCTTCACCCCGGGAAGGACGGCATTAGCAGAGTGGCCACCATTAAAACAGCCAAGGGATCAGTCAAAAGAGCCATCACAGAATTTTGTGTCTTGCCCATGGCGGGCAATCAGtaa